A genomic window from Sulfurimonas sp. hsl 1-7 includes:
- the argF gene encoding ornithine carbamoyltransferase — MRHFLTLKDFSKEEILEIIDLGLSIKKNLKNGIYNKELENKTLAMIFEKSSTRTRVSFETGMFQLGGHALFLSNRDIHLGRGEPVKDTARVISRMCDMVMIRTFEHSMIEEFAKYSKVPVVNGLTDSYHPVQLLADYMTILEYGMEKDLVVAYVGDGNNMTHSWLMLAAKLGFELRIATPKGYEVDSDVLKEAYELAKESGAVIKVSNDPKEAITDATIVTTDTWASMGQEDEKEQRIKDFDGYIVDGLMMCLAKKGAKFLHCLPAYRGQEVSEEVLEEHSEIVFSEAENRLHAQKGLMVWLDKQRG; from the coding sequence ATGAGACATTTTTTAACACTAAAAGACTTTAGTAAAGAAGAGATATTAGAGATTATTGATCTAGGTCTTAGTATTAAAAAAAATTTGAAAAACGGTATATATAACAAAGAGCTGGAAAACAAAACTTTAGCGATGATTTTTGAGAAAAGTTCAACAAGAACTCGTGTAAGTTTTGAAACCGGAATGTTCCAACTCGGTGGACATGCCCTCTTTTTATCAAACCGTGATATCCACTTAGGTCGCGGTGAACCCGTTAAAGATACTGCGCGTGTTATTAGCAGAATGTGTGACATGGTTATGATTAGAACTTTTGAACACTCAATGATCGAAGAGTTTGCAAAATACTCTAAGGTTCCTGTAGTAAACGGTCTTACAGATTCATACCATCCTGTACAACTTCTTGCAGATTATATGACTATACTTGAATACGGTATGGAAAAAGATCTTGTAGTTGCATATGTGGGAGATGGTAACAATATGACTCACTCTTGGTTGATGTTAGCTGCAAAACTCGGATTTGAGCTTCGTATAGCAACACCAAAAGGGTATGAGGTAGATAGCGATGTACTTAAAGAGGCTTACGAACTTGCAAAAGAGAGCGGGGCTGTTATTAAAGTAAGCAATGATCCAAAAGAGGCTATTACGGATGCCACAATTGTAACGACAGATACTTGGGCATCTATGGGGCAAGAGGATGAAAAAGAGCAACGTATTAAAGATTTTGACGGTTACATTGTAGACGGTCTTATGATGTGTTTAGCAAAAAAAGGTGCAAAATTTCTTCATTGTTTACCGGCATATCGTGGTCAAGAGGTAAGTGAAGAAGTTTTAGAAGAGCATAGTGAGATAGTTTTTTCTGAAGCTGAAAATCGATTACATGCTCAAAAAGGGCTTATGGTCTGGTTAGATAAACAAAGAGGATAA
- a CDS encoding PP0621 family protein, with translation MILKILLVIGVIAVVYFMFIKKKPISSKSEKKDTKLQPNDMIECASCGVYVEVDEAILSSGKYYCSQECVDKDK, from the coding sequence ATGATATTGAAAATTTTACTAGTTATCGGTGTAATTGCCGTCGTATACTTTATGTTTATCAAAAAAAAGCCGATTAGTTCTAAGAGTGAAAAGAAAGACACTAAACTACAACCTAACGACATGATCGAATGTGCAAGTTGTGGAGTTTACGTTGAAGTAGATGAGGCAATTCTGAGTAGTGGTAAATATTACTGCTCTCAAGAGTGTGTAGATAAGGACAAATAA
- a CDS encoding EAL domain-containing protein: MVISIEEDNLNSAINKLKAREDILHEFSTLSGFGSWAIDLQTQSTEWSENLYNIYQIPKHTPINFETFLNIILPEYVEEAKKIIALSRTSREIFTFQAKAKRGDGEIIDILINGKTLFDEDGTPLKFIGSTQDITDIIKLQQEAKELSELVEQSSNEIYIVDFNTLEYLYVNEGVTKALGYTKEELLQMGIKDVNPYLKNSEIKNLKQLLENNGHILNKTIHQRKDGTLYYVQSYLHIIEYKNKKAYVIFDTDISQIIELESEYKKQAKILENIHDSVISTDNCGNIITWNKGSQRLFGYEAPEVIGQNIKIIYSKNNKVSLSECFENINNGKNLNEEFLMIKKDGTEIICDISLSVSTDTHHNINGYIGYIQDITKQKETQKMLDIQTEKLRHQAHHDMLTNLPNRVLFRDRLNQNIATAKRYDKKFALLFIDLDQFKNINDSLGHHIGDEVLIEASKRLSSVIREEDTLARLGGDEFTIILKDIKDAKSATVVAQKIIDVLKDPIIIQELELYVSSSIGIAVYPDDTKEGDNLLKYADAAMYKAKDEGRNNYQYYSSEMTESAFERVIMEQSLRVAIQQENFLVYYQPQIDSENKKVVGMEALVRWEHPDVGIVSPANFIPLAEETGMIIQIDLIVLKKAMTQFKQWYEQGFVPGKLSLNLSARQIENSNFIEILSETMQTLAFDPKWLTLEVTESQIMKNPEDSIQKLKEINALGIEIAIDDFGTGYSSLAYLKKLPLNKLKIDKAFVDGLPHDEEDIAISKAIIALAKILNLDLIAEGVETKEQQEFMLENGCNVIQGYYYSKPIDSSNMEKFLLAN, from the coding sequence ATGGTAATAAGTATAGAAGAAGATAATTTAAATAGTGCCATCAACAAACTCAAAGCACGAGAAGATATTCTTCACGAATTTAGTACCCTCTCCGGATTTGGAAGTTGGGCTATAGATTTACAGACTCAGTCTACAGAGTGGTCTGAAAATCTATACAACATCTATCAAATCCCAAAACATACACCTATCAACTTCGAAACCTTTTTAAATATTATCTTACCTGAATATGTCGAAGAAGCTAAAAAGATTATAGCACTGTCTAGAACATCAAGAGAGATTTTCACCTTCCAAGCAAAAGCGAAACGGGGAGATGGAGAGATAATAGACATACTTATCAATGGAAAAACTCTCTTTGATGAAGATGGTACACCTCTAAAGTTTATAGGCTCCACACAAGACATTACAGATATTATAAAACTCCAACAAGAAGCAAAAGAGTTATCGGAACTTGTAGAGCAATCATCCAATGAGATATATATTGTTGATTTTAATACGTTAGAGTATCTTTACGTAAACGAGGGTGTAACAAAAGCACTTGGTTACACTAAAGAAGAGTTGTTACAGATGGGTATTAAAGATGTCAATCCTTATCTCAAAAACTCTGAAATTAAAAATCTAAAACAGTTACTAGAGAATAATGGACATATCCTTAATAAAACTATCCATCAAAGAAAAGACGGTACTTTATACTATGTACAATCATATTTACATATTATAGAGTACAAAAATAAAAAAGCGTATGTTATCTTCGATACCGATATTTCTCAAATAATAGAACTCGAATCAGAGTATAAAAAACAAGCTAAAATCTTAGAAAATATTCACGACTCCGTTATTAGTACAGATAACTGCGGCAATATCATCACATGGAACAAAGGAAGTCAAAGACTTTTTGGTTATGAAGCACCAGAGGTGATCGGACAGAATATCAAAATCATCTATAGTAAAAATAATAAAGTCAGCCTCTCTGAATGTTTTGAAAACATCAATAACGGTAAAAACCTCAATGAAGAGTTTTTGATGATTAAAAAAGATGGTACGGAGATTATATGTGATATATCTCTGAGCGTATCAACCGATACTCATCACAATATAAACGGTTATATAGGATACATACAAGATATCACTAAACAAAAAGAAACCCAAAAGATGCTTGATATCCAGACTGAAAAGCTACGACATCAAGCGCATCATGATATGCTTACAAATCTTCCAAACAGAGTTTTATTTAGAGACAGACTCAATCAAAACATAGCTACTGCAAAAAGATATGACAAAAAATTTGCACTTTTATTTATCGATCTCGATCAGTTTAAAAATATCAACGATTCCCTGGGGCACCATATTGGTGATGAAGTTTTAATTGAAGCTTCAAAACGTTTAAGCAGTGTAATTCGTGAAGAGGATACCCTTGCAAGACTCGGCGGTGATGAATTTACCATTATCCTAAAAGATATAAAAGATGCAAAAAGTGCTACCGTTGTTGCACAAAAAATTATAGATGTTTTAAAAGATCCCATCATTATTCAAGAGCTTGAACTCTACGTCTCTTCAAGTATAGGGATCGCTGTTTATCCCGACGATACTAAAGAGGGGGATAACCTTTTAAAGTATGCAGATGCTGCTATGTATAAAGCAAAAGATGAAGGTCGTAACAACTATCAGTACTATTCATCAGAGATGACCGAATCTGCATTTGAGCGCGTTATTATGGAGCAGAGTCTGCGTGTTGCAATCCAGCAAGAGAACTTCCTTGTATATTATCAACCTCAAATTGATTCAGAAAATAAAAAAGTTGTCGGGATGGAAGCACTTGTAAGATGGGAACATCCCGATGTCGGAATCGTATCACCCGCAAACTTTATCCCTTTAGCTGAAGAAACGGGGATGATCATCCAAATAGACCTTATTGTTCTTAAAAAAGCGATGACACAGTTTAAACAATGGTATGAGCAAGGATTTGTTCCGGGGAAACTCTCTTTGAACTTATCGGCAAGACAGATAGAAAACAGTAATTTTATTGAGATACTTTCAGAGACTATGCAGACATTGGCATTTGATCCAAAATGGCTTACATTAGAGGTAACCGAGAGTCAAATTATGAAAAATCCGGAAGACTCGATTCAAAAGCTCAAAGAGATCAATGCACTTGGAATCGAAATTGCGATTGATGATTTCGGTACGGGGTATTCATCGTTAGCATATCTGAAAAAACTTCCTCTAAATAAACTTAAAATCGATAAAGCCTTTGTAGACGGATTGCCTCATGATGAGGAGGATATTGCAATCTCTAAAGCGATTATTGCACTTGCTAAAATTTTAAATCTAGATCTTATTGCAGAGGGTGTTGAGACAAAAGAGCAACAAGAGTTTATGCTTGAGAATGGATGTAATGTTATTCAGGGATACTATTACTCCAAGCCTATCGACTCAAGTAATATGGAAAAATTTTTACTTGCTAATTAA
- the ribA gene encoding GTP cyclohydrolase II: MNIEISEVANLPSRFGDFKVKAFKEGHKEHLVIYSKNLDDIPIVRVHSECLTGDAIGSLKCDCRDQLEYALEMANETGGMVIYLRQEGRNIGLLNKVNAYALQDQGYNTIEANHQLGFSADERSYEIVTFILNHFNIEKIKLLTNNPAKVNSISGVEIVERIPIVMQSNKHNEGYLNVKRDEMGHLI, from the coding sequence ATGAATATAGAGATATCAGAAGTAGCAAATTTACCCTCACGTTTTGGCGACTTTAAAGTCAAAGCATTTAAAGAGGGACATAAAGAACATTTAGTTATCTATTCAAAAAATTTAGATGATATTCCCATCGTACGAGTACACTCGGAATGTTTAACCGGAGATGCGATCGGCAGCCTAAAATGTGACTGTCGCGATCAACTCGAATATGCTTTAGAGATGGCAAATGAAACAGGTGGAATGGTGATTTATCTTCGTCAGGAAGGAAGAAATATTGGGCTTCTTAATAAAGTGAATGCTTACGCTCTGCAAGATCAGGGTTACAATACCATAGAGGCTAATCATCAACTTGGGTTTTCTGCCGATGAAAGAAGCTATGAGATAGTTACATTTATATTAAACCACTTTAATATTGAAAAGATCAAACTTCTTACAAACAACCCTGCTAAAGTCAATTCTATTAGCGGAGTTGAGATTGTTGAGAGGATCCCTATTGTGATGCAATCAAATAAACATAATGAAGGTTATCTCAACGTCAAACGTGATGAGATGGGACACCTCATATAA
- a CDS encoding CZB domain-containing protein → MTKTEMLEAVEAAKDIHKKEMEKIESIIKGKSVEEPTALGKMECACGQWFYANEDMMKKILGHQLFERLDRTHERWHKDYSRVYEIYQNQKQRKSGFFSKILNKNMDALEYDKLKLYYKELTQITEELFREADTAIRRITALQESKFN, encoded by the coding sequence ATGACAAAGACAGAGATGTTAGAGGCTGTGGAGGCTGCAAAAGATATTCATAAAAAAGAGATGGAGAAGATTGAGAGTATCATAAAAGGCAAAAGCGTAGAAGAACCAACGGCACTTGGCAAAATGGAATGTGCTTGCGGTCAATGGTTTTATGCCAATGAAGATATGATGAAAAAAATCTTAGGTCATCAACTGTTTGAGCGTTTGGATAGAACACATGAAAGATGGCATAAAGATTATAGCAGAGTGTACGAGATCTATCAAAATCAAAAACAAAGAAAGAGTGGTTTCTTCTCTAAAATTCTAAATAAAAATATGGATGCTTTAGAATACGATAAATTAAAACTATACTATAAAGAGCTCACACAAATTACAGAGGAACTTTTTAGAGAAGCAGATACTGCAATTCGTAGAATCACAGCTTTACAAGAGAGCAAGTTTAATTAG
- the hemB gene encoding porphobilinogen synthase has product MFQRFRRTRLNKHLRALVRETQVSVDDFIYPLFVRSGEGIKTEVASMPGVYQMSIDVAVKECEELKELGIYSIILFGIPDTKDSVGSDALCEHGIIASAVKAIKAEHPDMFVVTDLCFCEYTDHGHCGIIDEERETVVNDATLELSGKQAVVHAKAGVDMIAPSGMMDGIIETLRDALDEAGYEDLPIMSYSTKFASGYYGPFRDVAESTPSFGDRSSYQMDPANRREAIAESIEDEAQGADILMVKPVLAYLDIVREIKDNTTKPLAVYNVSGEYAMLKHAGAAGLIDYDRVMMETMVAFKRAGADIIISYHAKEVAKLLKK; this is encoded by the coding sequence ATGTTCCAAAGATTTCGTAGAACACGTTTAAACAAACATTTACGTGCATTAGTACGAGAAACACAAGTGAGTGTTGATGATTTTATCTATCCATTATTTGTAAGAAGTGGGGAAGGGATTAAGACTGAAGTAGCATCTATGCCGGGCGTGTATCAGATGAGTATTGATGTTGCTGTCAAAGAGTGTGAAGAGTTAAAAGAGTTAGGGATCTACTCTATTATACTATTCGGTATCCCCGATACGAAAGATTCGGTTGGAAGTGATGCATTATGCGAGCACGGAATTATTGCAAGTGCGGTAAAAGCGATCAAAGCTGAACATCCAGATATGTTTGTAGTAACTGATCTTTGTTTTTGTGAATACACTGATCACGGACACTGTGGAATTATCGATGAAGAGAGAGAAACGGTTGTTAATGATGCAACTTTAGAGCTTTCGGGTAAACAAGCTGTTGTTCATGCAAAAGCGGGTGTTGATATGATCGCACCTTCAGGGATGATGGACGGTATTATTGAAACACTTAGAGATGCACTTGATGAGGCAGGCTATGAAGACCTTCCAATCATGAGTTACTCAACGAAATTTGCTTCAGGATACTATGGACCTTTCCGTGACGTGGCAGAATCTACACCGAGTTTCGGAGACAGAAGCTCTTACCAGATGGATCCTGCAAACCGTCGTGAAGCGATCGCTGAATCGATCGAAGATGAGGCACAAGGTGCAGATATTTTAATGGTAAAACCGGTTCTTGCTTATCTTGATATTGTACGTGAGATTAAAGACAACACAACAAAACCGTTAGCCGTATATAATGTAAGCGGTGAATATGCAATGTTAAAACATGCCGGAGCGGCAGGTTTAATCGACTATGATCGTGTGATGATGGAAACTATGGTAGCATTCAAACGTGCAGGTGCCGATATAATTATTTCATATCACGCCAAAGAAGTAGCAAAACTTCTAAAAAAATAG
- the rsmG gene encoding 16S rRNA (guanine(527)-N(7))-methyltransferase RsmG yields MNLQSKLQELQLPDNFFTNVQKYKEHLNKWNKIHNLTGAKDEQTLDEFIFDAVYPVSFLPKVNSLMDIGTGAGFPGMILALALPDTQVTLVEPLAKRASFLQFIKANLGLDNVRVVKKRVEEMESEVFDLITSRAVTDTKMLLNLSKNHRDSHTKLFFYKGEKVFDEVNDVVENMQYKIIETQNRHYLLLGEQL; encoded by the coding sequence TTGAATCTACAATCGAAACTGCAAGAACTACAATTACCGGATAATTTTTTTACTAATGTTCAAAAATACAAAGAACACCTCAATAAATGGAATAAGATCCATAACCTTACAGGTGCAAAGGATGAGCAAACTTTAGATGAGTTTATCTTTGATGCTGTTTACCCTGTAAGCTTTTTACCTAAAGTTAACTCTTTAATGGACATAGGAACAGGTGCAGGATTTCCAGGCATGATCTTAGCCCTTGCCCTTCCTGACACTCAAGTCACTTTAGTAGAACCGCTCGCTAAACGTGCAAGTTTTTTACAATTTATCAAAGCGAATTTAGGACTTGATAATGTAAGAGTTGTGAAAAAAAGAGTAGAAGAGATGGAGAGTGAAGTGTTTGATCTTATCACTTCACGTGCAGTAACCGATACAAAAATGCTTTTAAATTTAAGCAAAAACCATAGAGATTCCCATACAAAACTCTTTTTCTATAAAGGTGAAAAAGTTTTTGATGAAGTGAATGATGTTGTAGAAAATATGCAATATAAAATTATCGAAACACAAAACAGACATTACTTACTTTTAGGAGAACAACTATGA
- a CDS encoding PAS domain-containing protein codes for MARPTPIDKEKVLNPKKYIVSKTDPKGIIEYGNDYFVEISGYTEAELIGKPHNIIRHPDMPKVVFKMMWDRINRAQNIMAVVKNLAKDGSYYWVVTEFEPKVDPITNEIISHTAFRKAAPKKAVETMEPIYQKLLEIEKDGGVEASEKYLRGFLEEKGVTYDEFINDLVGNKGIFKIFFTAMKKLFS; via the coding sequence ATGGCACGTCCAACTCCAATAGATAAAGAGAAAGTATTAAATCCAAAGAAATACATTGTTTCAAAAACAGATCCTAAAGGGATCATAGAGTATGGAAACGATTATTTCGTCGAAATTTCCGGCTATACAGAAGCAGAACTCATAGGAAAACCTCACAATATTATCCGCCATCCAGATATGCCAAAAGTTGTTTTTAAAATGATGTGGGACAGAATCAATCGTGCCCAAAACATTATGGCTGTTGTAAAAAATCTTGCAAAAGACGGAAGCTACTATTGGGTTGTGACGGAATTTGAACCTAAAGTTGATCCTATTACAAACGAGATCATCTCCCATACGGCTTTTAGAAAAGCTGCACCAAAAAAAGCGGTTGAAACGATGGAGCCGATCTACCAAAAACTTCTAGAGATCGAGAAAGACGGCGGAGTTGAAGCAAGTGAAAAATATCTTCGCGGCTTTTTGGAAGAAAAAGGTGTAACATATGATGAGTTTATCAATGATCTCGTAGGAAACAAAGGGATTTTTAAAATATTTTTCACAGCTATGAAAAAACTCTTTTCGTAA